The Flaviramulus sp. BrNp1-15 genome has a window encoding:
- a CDS encoding undecaprenyl-phosphate glucose phosphotransferase, with translation MNYKQGRYSNLIKPLFGLIDLVIINTTVFFFNINLKNAYIFNLYISLVWIFISVRNYFYEVERHTKIIKIITLLFRQIILFALALYAFIGVFKQPNISRLALGNYLLTIFALIFIFKFFNLYLLKKYRSVLSRNTRNVIVIGKNEKTRQLIKIFNTRLDFGYKFKAQFNTDSESFSLNNCFNYIIENNIDEIYFSVAELSNKQINRLIDFADNNLRELKFIPDNKDIYAKKLKYEYYDYIPILSLRAIPLQESVNKFIKRFFDIIFSSFIIVFVLSWLTPILAILIKLESKGPVFFKQSRNGFNYEEFDCYKFRSMTPNKSAHSAQATKGDMRITKMGKFIRKTSIDELPQFFNVLFGDMSVVGPRPHMVTHTNLYAQKVDKFMVRHFVKPGITGLAQISGFRGEIETDKDIINRVKYDIFYIENWSLLLDLKIMIQTFLNALKGEEKAY, from the coding sequence GTGAATTATAAACAGGGTAGATATTCAAATTTAATTAAACCTTTATTTGGGCTTATAGATTTAGTCATAATAAATACGACTGTTTTTTTCTTTAACATAAATCTTAAAAATGCATATATATTTAACCTGTATATTTCTTTAGTGTGGATTTTTATTTCGGTTAGAAACTATTTTTATGAAGTAGAGAGACATACAAAAATCATTAAAATTATTACGCTTTTATTTAGACAAATAATCCTTTTTGCTTTAGCACTTTATGCCTTCATAGGAGTTTTTAAGCAACCTAATATTAGTAGATTAGCATTAGGAAATTATTTACTGACCATATTCGCATTAATTTTTATTTTTAAATTCTTCAATCTTTATTTATTGAAAAAATACAGATCGGTTTTAAGTCGTAATACAAGAAATGTTATTGTAATTGGTAAAAACGAAAAAACTAGACAATTAATAAAGATTTTTAATACGAGATTAGATTTTGGTTATAAATTTAAAGCACAGTTTAATACTGATTCTGAAAGTTTTTCTTTAAATAACTGTTTTAATTATATCATTGAAAATAATATTGATGAAATTTATTTTTCAGTTGCAGAATTGTCAAATAAGCAAATTAATAGATTAATTGATTTTGCTGATAATAACTTAAGAGAGTTAAAGTTTATACCTGATAATAAGGATATTTATGCTAAAAAACTCAAATATGAGTATTATGATTATATCCCAATTTTATCATTAAGAGCAATACCTTTACAAGAATCTGTAAATAAGTTTATTAAAAGATTTTTTGACATCATATTCTCTTCTTTTATTATTGTATTTGTGCTTTCATGGTTAACACCAATTTTAGCTATATTAATAAAACTTGAGTCTAAAGGACCTGTGTTTTTTAAACAGTCTAGGAATGGTTTTAACTACGAGGAATTTGATTGCTATAAATTTAGATCAATGACCCCAAATAAATCAGCTCATTCAGCTCAAGCGACTAAAGGAGATATGCGTATTACCAAAATGGGTAAATTTATTCGAAAAACAAGTATTGATGAGTTACCACAATTCTTTAATGTTCTTTTTGGGGATATGTCAGTAGTTGGCCCACGCCCTCATATGGTTACTCATACAAATTTATATGCTCAAAAAGTAGATAAATTTATGGTCCGCCATTTTGTAAAACCTGGTATTACAGGTTTAGCTCAAATAAGTGGTTTTAGAGGCGAAATAGAAACAGATAAAGATATTATTAATCGAGTTAAATATGATATCTTCTATATTGAAAACTGGTCATTATTATTAGATTTAAAAATTATGATTCAAACCTTTTTAAACGCTTTAAAGGGAGAGGAAAAAGCATATTAA
- a CDS encoding glycosyltransferase family 4 protein, translating into MKDILIITNYFPPETGAASNRIFHLAEGLQKHNFKVSVITPLPNYPRGKVFKDYKGRFKVYSLENSISIYRLWIYANNSKNKLLRLIAMLSYSFSLIWFFLWNKIPKTVIVQSPPLLVAFISMIFLRSKKRKLILNVSDLWPIAGLELGALKKNFSYSLLEKIELFNYKHADLVLGQSEEILSHVRSLFSKKEIFLYRNYPDFDAPEISEKPIQTGKLKMVYAGLLGIAQGIYKLCQELNYTYIQFHIYGAGSEQQKIENLISNNPKHDIVYHGEVTRQELHKKLLNYDLTIIPLLNRIYGSVPSKIFEYARLGIPMVYFGGGEGEKLIEKFNLGWVAQSGNYNDLNKVLSQINPSEVNSNIRKEIQQTAFENFNFNSQLKLLIDKI; encoded by the coding sequence ATGAAGGATATTCTCATCATTACTAATTATTTTCCACCTGAAACTGGAGCAGCTTCAAATCGTATTTTTCATTTAGCTGAAGGTTTGCAAAAACATAATTTTAAGGTTTCAGTAATTACACCTTTACCAAACTATCCTAGAGGTAAAGTGTTTAAAGATTATAAAGGTCGATTTAAAGTTTATAGTTTAGAAAATAGTATTTCGATTTACAGATTATGGATTTACGCAAACAATTCAAAAAATAAACTATTGCGTCTTATTGCAATGCTATCGTACAGTTTTAGTTTAATATGGTTTTTTCTTTGGAATAAAATTCCTAAAACAGTTATTGTACAATCACCACCTTTACTCGTGGCTTTTATATCTATGATTTTTTTACGTTCAAAAAAAAGAAAACTCATTTTAAATGTAAGTGATTTATGGCCTATTGCAGGTTTAGAACTTGGTGCTTTAAAAAAAAATTTTAGTTATTCTCTATTAGAAAAGATTGAACTGTTTAATTACAAACATGCCGATTTAGTTTTAGGACAAAGTGAAGAAATACTAAGCCATGTTAGGTCATTATTTTCAAAAAAAGAAATTTTCTTATATCGAAATTATCCAGATTTTGATGCTCCTGAAATTTCAGAAAAACCAATACAAACGGGAAAGTTAAAAATGGTTTACGCGGGGTTATTAGGTATTGCTCAAGGTATTTATAAATTATGTCAAGAATTAAATTATACCTATATTCAATTTCATATTTATGGAGCAGGCTCTGAACAGCAAAAAATTGAAAACCTGATTTCTAACAATCCAAAACACGATATTGTTTACCATGGTGAGGTCACAAGACAAGAATTACACAAAAAGCTTTTAAATTACGATTTAACCATTATTCCTCTATTAAATAGAATTTACGGTTCTGTTCCATCAAAAATCTTTGAATATGCCCGTTTAGGGATTCCTATGGTGTATTTTGGTGGTGGTGAAGGAGAAAAATTAATAGAAAAATTCAACTTGGGTTGGGTGGCTCAATCTGGCAATTATAATGACTTAAATAAGGTTTTATCTCAAATTAATCCATCTGAAGTCAATTCAAATATTAGAAAAGAAATACAACAAACAGCTTTCGAAAACTTCAATTTTAATTCCCAATTAAAATTATTAATTGATAAAATTTAA
- the wecB gene encoding non-hydrolyzing UDP-N-acetylglucosamine 2-epimerase, whose protein sequence is MNITIVAGARPNFMKIAPIIEAIQNKKKEGFNINYRLVHTGQHYDKNLSGTFFEELNIPLPDINLEVKSGSQAEQTAAIMIGFEKELNENPCDLVMVVGDVTSTMACTIVAKKAHIKVTHVEAGIRSGDMRMPEEINRIVTDSLTDYFFTTSTYANQNLEQLGVSKSNIFFVGNVMIDTLLKNENRLKKPNLWDQLKLANKKYLVMTLHRPSNVDEEKQLKALITQIVKLGKDFPIIFPVHPRTQKLLNELNLNFKNLHYVNPLGYLEFNYLVKNALAVITDSGGITEETTVMNVPCITLRDSTERPETCDIGTNILVGNDSGKIENAFKILLSGTWKQGSIPKLWDGQAAERIVHHLSHIFKL, encoded by the coding sequence ATGAATATTACTATTGTTGCTGGTGCGAGACCAAACTTTATGAAAATTGCACCCATTATTGAAGCCATTCAAAACAAAAAAAAAGAAGGTTTTAATATCAATTACAGATTGGTACACACGGGGCAGCATTATGATAAAAACTTAAGCGGAACTTTTTTTGAAGAACTAAATATACCCTTGCCAGATATAAATTTAGAAGTAAAAAGTGGCTCACAAGCTGAACAAACCGCAGCAATAATGATTGGTTTTGAAAAAGAATTAAATGAAAACCCATGCGATTTGGTTATGGTTGTTGGTGATGTAACCTCAACAATGGCATGTACAATTGTCGCAAAAAAAGCCCATATAAAAGTAACACATGTTGAAGCAGGAATACGCTCTGGAGATATGCGCATGCCAGAAGAAATTAACAGAATTGTAACCGATAGTTTAACCGATTATTTTTTTACCACCTCAACCTATGCCAACCAAAATTTAGAACAACTAGGTGTTTCTAAATCAAATATCTTTTTTGTGGGTAATGTCATGATTGACACCTTACTTAAAAATGAAAATCGTTTAAAAAAACCTAATCTTTGGGATCAATTAAAGTTAGCAAATAAAAAGTATTTGGTAATGACGCTTCATAGACCAAGTAATGTAGATGAAGAAAAACAACTGAAAGCATTAATTACTCAAATTGTAAAACTTGGTAAAGATTTCCCTATCATTTTTCCCGTACACCCTAGAACTCAAAAACTTTTAAATGAATTAAATTTAAATTTTAAAAACCTACATTATGTCAATCCTTTAGGGTATTTAGAATTTAATTATTTGGTTAAAAATGCTTTAGCAGTTATCACCGATTCAGGTGGAATTACTGAAGAAACTACTGTTATGAATGTGCCATGTATTACTTTGCGTGATAGCACCGAACGCCCTGAGACTTGTGATATTGGAACCAATATTTTAGTTGGTAATGATTCTGGGAAAATTGAAAATGCTTTTAAAATATTACTTTCTGGCACATGGAAACAGGGAAGTATCCCAAAGTTATGGGACGGACAAGCAGCAGAAAGGATTGTTCATCATTTATCACATATTTTTAAATTATAA
- a CDS encoding phenylacetate--CoA ligase family protein produces MLLLHEYFLFTLHHYSISLKLFDLSLKLSGFPIRKAEQLLQDIQNKNTSDFDTYVETRKQEIVTYHLKHNNFYKNFAKNVNPLDWNSIPVMTKQNLQQPLESLLSNDLSKKDVYIDKTSGASGTPFIFSKDKFCHALTWAVIRDRFGWFNIDFNQSIQARFYGIPLDKKGYYKEKLKDFISNRTRFNVFDLSDLAFENWLNVFKTKQLEYVNGYTSPIVQFAKYLQRKNIILKSACPSLRVCIVTSEMLFEDDKKLMETQFGVPVVNEYGASELDLIAFQNPNGEWQVNSETLFVEILDNDNNVLPYGEEGRLVITSLYNKSQPFIRYDIGDIGILSINSTFKKPILEKLIGRTNDIAVLPSGKTAAGLTFYYITKSIIENDGYVKEFVIEQLKLDTFKIIYVSTKELSEEKIKMITAEMENYLEKGLTILFKRQDKLIRSKSGKLKQFSSYLN; encoded by the coding sequence ATGCTTCTATTACACGAATATTTTTTATTTACTTTACATCATTATTCTATTAGTTTGAAATTATTCGACCTTTCATTAAAATTAAGCGGCTTTCCTATTAGAAAAGCAGAACAATTATTGCAAGATATTCAGAATAAAAACACTTCTGATTTTGATACTTACGTTGAAACTAGAAAGCAAGAGATTGTTACTTATCACCTAAAACACAATAATTTCTATAAAAACTTCGCAAAAAATGTTAATCCATTAGATTGGAATAGCATTCCTGTTATGACTAAACAGAATTTACAACAGCCTTTAGAGTCTCTTCTATCTAATGATCTATCAAAAAAAGATGTTTACATAGATAAAACTTCTGGAGCGTCTGGAACGCCTTTTATTTTCTCTAAAGACAAATTTTGTCATGCTTTAACTTGGGCGGTTATAAGGGATAGGTTTGGGTGGTTTAACATAGATTTTAACCAATCTATACAAGCTCGATTTTATGGTATCCCATTAGACAAAAAAGGTTATTACAAAGAAAAACTAAAAGACTTTATTAGTAATAGAACTCGATTTAATGTTTTTGATTTAAGTGATTTAGCTTTTGAAAATTGGCTAAATGTTTTTAAAACTAAACAACTAGAATATGTAAATGGCTATACAAGCCCAATAGTTCAATTTGCTAAGTATTTACAACGCAAAAATATTATACTAAAATCTGCTTGTCCGTCTTTAAGAGTTTGTATAGTTACTTCTGAAATGCTTTTTGAAGATGACAAAAAACTTATGGAAACACAATTTGGTGTTCCTGTAGTTAACGAATATGGTGCGTCTGAACTAGATTTAATAGCTTTTCAAAATCCCAATGGAGAATGGCAAGTAAATAGTGAAACCTTATTTGTTGAAATTCTTGATAATGATAACAATGTGTTGCCATACGGTGAAGAGGGACGATTAGTTATAACTTCACTTTACAATAAATCTCAACCATTTATACGTTACGATATTGGAGATATTGGAATACTTTCAATAAATAGTACTTTTAAAAAGCCTATTCTCGAAAAACTAATTGGTAGAACTAATGATATCGCTGTGTTACCTAGTGGTAAAACAGCAGCAGGTTTAACCTTTTATTATATTACTAAAAGTATTATTGAAAATGATGGTTATGTTAAAGAGTTTGTTATTGAGCAATTAAAACTTGATACTTTCAAAATTATTTATGTGAGCACAAAAGAACTATCAGAAGAAAAAATAAAAATGATTACCGCAGAAATGGAAAACTATCTTGAAAAAGGACTAACCATTCTCTTTAAAAGACAAGACAAATTAATTCGTTCAAAAAGTGGTAAATTGAAACAGTTTTCATCCTACTTAAATTAA
- the purD gene encoding phosphoribosylamine--glycine ligase, which yields MNILILGSGGREHTFAWKIAQSPKCNQLFVAPGNSGTAEIATNVNISETNFEAIKELVLKEDIKMVVVGPEAPLVKGVHDFFLNDDAIKHVSVIGPQKVAAELEGSKEFAKEFLYRHNIPTAAYESFTKKTVEKGYTFLETLKPPYVLKADGLAAGKGVVILNDLNEAKAELKSMLVDAKFGEASTKVVIEEFLDGIELSCFVLTDGENYKILPTAKDYKRIGEGDTGLNTGGMGAVSPVPFATPEFLNKIEQRIVKPTISGFKKDNLPYVGFVFIGLIKVDNDDPKVIEYNVRMGDPETEVVLPRLKNDFVEILQAMSNGTLDEISIEIDERAATTIMLVSGGYPEAYEKGKEITGVEAIEDSIAFHAGAQIKDGKIVTSGGRVMAITSYGNNYQEAIKKSYQNIEKLHFDKMNYRKDIGFDL from the coding sequence ATGAACATTTTAATCTTAGGATCTGGAGGAAGAGAACACACTTTTGCGTGGAAAATAGCTCAAAGCCCAAAATGTAATCAATTATTTGTAGCTCCTGGTAATTCTGGAACAGCAGAAATTGCTACTAATGTAAATATTAGCGAAACCAATTTTGAAGCTATTAAAGAATTAGTGTTAAAAGAAGACATTAAAATGGTTGTTGTAGGTCCTGAGGCTCCGTTAGTAAAAGGTGTACACGACTTTTTTTTAAATGATGATGCCATTAAACATGTATCGGTTATCGGCCCACAAAAAGTAGCAGCAGAATTAGAAGGTAGTAAAGAATTTGCGAAAGAATTTTTATATCGTCATAATATTCCAACTGCAGCTTATGAGAGTTTTACAAAAAAAACAGTTGAAAAGGGGTATACATTTTTAGAAACGCTAAAACCGCCATATGTTTTAAAAGCAGATGGATTAGCAGCTGGAAAAGGTGTTGTTATTTTAAATGATTTAAATGAAGCTAAAGCTGAATTAAAAAGCATGCTTGTTGACGCTAAATTTGGAGAGGCAAGCACGAAAGTTGTTATTGAAGAATTTTTAGACGGTATAGAGTTAAGTTGCTTTGTACTTACTGATGGTGAAAATTACAAAATTTTACCAACCGCAAAAGATTATAAGAGAATTGGTGAAGGAGACACAGGTTTAAATACAGGTGGAATGGGTGCTGTTTCTCCAGTACCGTTTGCAACTCCAGAGTTTTTAAATAAAATAGAACAACGTATTGTAAAACCAACAATAAGTGGTTTTAAAAAGGACAATTTACCTTATGTTGGCTTTGTGTTTATTGGACTTATAAAAGTAGATAACGACGATCCTAAGGTAATTGAGTACAATGTACGTATGGGTGATCCAGAAACAGAAGTTGTTTTACCAAGATTAAAAAATGATTTTGTAGAAATTCTTCAGGCAATGTCTAACGGGACTTTAGATGAAATTAGTATTGAAATTGATGAGCGTGCTGCAACAACTATAATGTTAGTGTCAGGTGGTTACCCAGAAGCTTACGAAAAAGGAAAAGAAATAACAGGAGTAGAAGCTATTGAAGATTCTATAGCGTTTCATGCCGGGGCTCAAATTAAAGATGGTAAAATTGTAACTTCTGGCGGAAGAGTTATGGCCATAACCTCTTACGGGAACAACTATCAAGAAGCCATAAAAAAATCTTATCAAAATATAGAAAAACTACATTTTGATAAGATGAATTATCGTAAAGATATTGGGTTTGACTTATAG
- a CDS encoding uracil phosphoribosyltransferase, with amino-acid sequence MKDFFYAIQDLFVDVLFAPFDALRALELENWFAANTISWIFIIVGFVAMIYWMGQLRIFDKNNEEDKSISSHSFL; translated from the coding sequence ATGAAAGATTTCTTTTACGCTATACAAGATCTATTTGTTGATGTTCTTTTCGCTCCTTTTGACGCATTGAGAGCTTTAGAGTTAGAAAACTGGTTTGCTGCCAATACTATTTCTTGGATTTTTATAATTGTAGGATTTGTTGCCATGATTTATTGGATGGGACAACTAAGAATTTTTGATAAAAACAATGAAGAAGATAAAAGTATTTCTTCTCATTCGTTTCTATAA
- a CDS encoding DUF6427 family protein — MITSIFKKSKPINFIIIFFITLLAFLIAKTKLINETFTLAFIVKQISLLFIVYASILLLNFIASKNSLTKKNDYEILLFSLFLLLITQTTSHSNILISNFFVLIGLRRIMSLRSQKDTKKKLFDAGFWIAIASLFYFWSILFFALILISFILYTDNNFRHWIIPFLGVLTVYFILVTVSFALHDDFFKLFSETPQVSYDFSNYNSVKYLVAITLLLSFGIWSSIFYLQNIKKKKKALRASFKIIIIAALIGFLIVIISAQKTGSEFLFLFAPLAIIISNYVEIIDEKWFKEVFLSVLVIAPFVLLLL; from the coding sequence ATGATAACAAGCATTTTTAAAAAATCTAAGCCAATAAATTTTATCATTATTTTTTTTATTACGCTTTTGGCTTTTTTAATAGCTAAAACAAAGTTGATAAATGAAACTTTTACTTTGGCTTTTATAGTGAAGCAAATTTCCTTGCTTTTTATAGTTTATGCATCAATTTTACTTTTAAATTTTATAGCAAGTAAGAATAGTTTAACTAAGAAAAACGACTATGAAATTTTATTATTTAGCTTGTTTTTATTACTAATAACACAAACAACAAGTCATTCAAATATTCTAATATCTAATTTTTTTGTGCTTATTGGCCTTAGGCGTATAATGAGTTTACGCTCTCAAAAAGATACAAAGAAGAAACTTTTCGACGCTGGTTTTTGGATAGCTATTGCTTCTCTGTTTTATTTTTGGTCTATTTTGTTTTTTGCACTAATATTAATCTCCTTTATTTTATATACAGACAACAATTTCAGACATTGGATTATACCTTTTTTAGGAGTTCTAACAGTTTATTTTATTTTAGTTACAGTATCTTTTGCTTTGCATGACGATTTTTTCAAGTTATTTAGCGAGACTCCTCAAGTTAGTTATGATTTTAGTAATTATAATTCTGTAAAGTACCTAGTGGCCATTACACTTCTATTGTCTTTTGGAATATGGTCTTCTATTTTTTATTTACAAAACATAAAAAAGAAAAAAAAGGCATTAAGAGCCTCTTTTAAAATCATAATAATAGCAGCTTTAATAGGCTTTTTAATTGTTATTATATCTGCTCAAAAAACAGGTAGTGAATTTCTCTTTTTGTTTGCACCATTAGCCATAATAATCTCAAATTATGTTGAAATTATAGATGAGAAATGGTTTAAAGAAGTTTTTTTATCGGTGCTAGTTATTGCTCCTTTTGTACTTTTATTGTTGTAG
- the upp gene encoding uracil phosphoribosyltransferase — MHIHNISQQNSILNTFISEIRDKKIQKDNMRFRRNIERIGEILGYEMSKVLNFNTENIETPLGNCSINLPKNDIVLCSILRAGVPLHNGLLNYFDTAENAFISAYRHHKHDPESFEIIVEYLACPDLENKTLVLADPMLATGQSMVATFEALKPFGTPKEVHLISVIGAQEGVNFVDKHFDDNVHLWIAAVDKTLNDKGYIIPGLGDAGDLAFGEKLQQ, encoded by the coding sequence ATGCACATTCATAACATTTCTCAGCAAAATTCAATTTTAAATACATTTATTTCAGAAATAAGAGATAAAAAAATACAAAAAGACAATATGCGCTTTAGAAGAAACATAGAACGCATAGGTGAGATTTTGGGTTATGAAATGAGTAAGGTTTTAAACTTTAACACTGAAAATATTGAAACTCCTTTAGGAAATTGTTCTATAAATTTACCTAAAAACGACATTGTTTTGTGTTCTATTTTACGAGCAGGCGTACCATTACATAATGGGCTGTTAAATTATTTTGACACTGCTGAAAATGCTTTTATTTCGGCATACAGACACCATAAACATGACCCCGAAAGTTTTGAAATTATAGTTGAATATTTAGCGTGTCCAGATTTAGAAAACAAAACGCTTGTTTTAGCAGATCCTATGTTGGCAACAGGGCAATCTATGGTTGCTACTTTTGAAGCATTAAAGCCTTTTGGCACTCCTAAAGAGGTACATTTAATTAGTGTTATTGGCGCTCAAGAAGGTGTTAACTTTGTAGATAAACATTTTGACGATAATGTTCATCTATGGATTGCTGCTGTTGATAAAACTCTAAATGACAAAGGATATATTATTCCTGGGTTAGGAGATGCTGGTGACTTAGCCTTTGGAGAAAAACTACAACAATAA
- a CDS encoding DUF4254 domain-containing protein — MFTSKANKIFQEVITKYHIINTVDQPFENAYAESDLLEHLLYRKCWIDTVQWHYEDIIRDPQIDPVAALTLKRQIDASNQDRTDMVEYIDSYFLEKYKNVTAKENATINTESPAWGVDRLSILALKIYHMNEEATRKDASDLHRAACQKKLDVLLEQRVDLSTAIDTLLSDIEKGDKYMKVYKQMKMYNDDELNPVLRSQK, encoded by the coding sequence ATGTTTACAAGCAAAGCCAATAAAATATTTCAAGAGGTAATTACAAAATACCACATTATTAACACTGTAGATCAACCATTTGAAAACGCCTATGCGGAAAGTGATTTATTAGAACATTTATTATACAGAAAATGTTGGATTGATACCGTACAATGGCATTATGAAGATATTATTCGAGACCCACAAATAGACCCTGTTGCAGCTTTAACATTAAAGCGTCAAATAGATGCATCTAACCAAGACAGAACCGATATGGTGGAGTATATTGATAGTTATTTTCTTGAAAAATATAAGAATGTAACAGCAAAAGAAAATGCCACTATCAATACAGAAAGTCCAGCATGGGGAGTAGATAGGTTATCTATTTTGGCATTAAAGATATATCATATGAATGAGGAAGCAACTCGTAAAGATGCATCAGACTTACATAGAGCTGCTTGCCAAAAAAAGCTAGACGTCTTATTAGAACAACGTGTAGATTTATCTACAGCTATTGATACACTTTTAAGTGATATTGAAAAAGGTGACAAATACATGAAGGTTTACAAGCAAATGAAAATGTATAATGATGATGAGTTGAATCCTGTGTTGCGTTCTCAAAAATAA
- a CDS encoding glycosyltransferase family 9 protein, which translates to MSNTTKHILVIRLSAMGDVAMTVPVLNAFSKQYPEIKITVLTRPFFTPFFRGLQNVSVFSIDVKGKHKGVFGLYKLARELNENNQFFAVADLHNVLRSKILKQFIKCKRFVSIDKGRKEKRLLTSGKIFEPLKTTHQRYADVFGTLGFPIDLSTPQFPNKAILNETIKKLIGNHSKKLVGIAPFAAHEGKMYPLDAMKVVIEKLSKDHKVILFGGGKNEIEVLNNFENSFKDTVNVAGKLSLDEELDLISNLDVMLSMDSGNAHVAAMLGVKVVTIWGVTHPFAGFTPFNQPDAYCLLPNRKEFPLIPTSVYGNKYPENYKKAAGSIEPEIVVEKIKSII; encoded by the coding sequence ATGTCAAATACAACCAAACACATACTCGTTATACGCTTATCGGCAATGGGTGATGTGGCTATGACGGTTCCAGTTTTAAACGCATTTTCTAAACAGTATCCTGAAATTAAAATTACGGTTTTAACACGTCCTTTTTTCACGCCTTTTTTTAGAGGTTTACAAAACGTAAGTGTTTTTTCTATAGACGTAAAAGGAAAGCATAAAGGTGTTTTTGGACTCTATAAATTGGCACGTGAATTAAATGAAAATAATCAATTTTTTGCCGTTGCAGATTTACATAATGTTTTAAGAAGTAAAATTTTAAAACAATTTATAAAATGCAAGCGTTTTGTATCAATAGACAAAGGCAGAAAAGAAAAACGGTTATTAACTTCGGGTAAAATATTTGAACCATTAAAAACTACGCATCAACGTTATGCTGATGTGTTTGGTACTTTGGGTTTCCCTATTGATTTATCAACACCTCAATTTCCAAATAAAGCTATTTTAAATGAAACTATTAAAAAGCTTATAGGGAACCACTCAAAAAAGCTAGTTGGTATTGCGCCTTTTGCTGCCCATGAAGGGAAAATGTATCCTTTAGATGCAATGAAAGTTGTTATTGAAAAACTCTCAAAAGATCACAAAGTGATTTTGTTTGGAGGTGGAAAAAATGAAATTGAAGTATTGAATAATTTTGAAAACAGCTTTAAAGATACGGTTAATGTTGCAGGGAAATTATCGCTTGACGAAGAACTAGATTTGATTTCTAACTTGGATGTGATGCTTTCTATGGATTCTGGAAATGCACATGTTGCTGCAATGTTGGGTGTAAAAGTGGTTACTATTTGGGGTGTTACACATCCGTTTGCTGGTTTTACACCTTTTAATCAACCTGATGCTTATTGCTTGTTACCAAACAGAAAAGAATTTCCATTAATTCCAACATCGGTTTATGGAAATAAATATCCAGAAAACTATAAAAAAGCGGCAGGAAGTATTGAACCTGAAATTGTTGTAGAGAAAATAAAATCTATTATTTAA